A portion of the Candidatus Brocadia sp. genome contains these proteins:
- the rplN gene encoding 50S ribosomal protein L14 yields MIMEQTKLDIADNSGAKRATCIKVLGGSGRKYAAVGDVIVAAVKKAIPEGVVKKGDVVKGVVVRTKKNIRRDDGSYLKFDKNAIVIIDNDGNPRGTRIFGAVARELRQKNFMKIVSLAAEVV; encoded by the coding sequence ATGATAATGGAACAAACAAAACTGGACATTGCAGATAACAGTGGTGCCAAAAGGGCTACATGTATCAAGGTGCTGGGGGGGAGTGGCAGAAAATATGCGGCTGTTGGTGATGTTATTGTTGCCGCAGTAAAGAAAGCTATCCCCGAAGGAGTAGTGAAAAAAGGAGATGTTGTGAAGGGGGTTGTTGTCAGGACAAAAAAAAATATTCGTAGAGACGATGGGTCGTATTTAAAATTTGATAAGAATGCTATAGTTATTATTGACAATGATGGTAACCCGAGAGGAACGCGCATTTTTGGTGCCGTTGCCAGGGAATTACGGCAAAAGAATTTTATGAAGATAGTATCGTTGGCTGCAGAAGTGGTGTAG
- the rpsQ gene encoding 30S ribosomal protein S17, which translates to MSLGYPRGRKRKVVGMVVGNRMHKTIVVEVVRLIKHPRYEKYIKRSTVYKAHDENNQAGLGDRVEIIETRPLSKTKTTKLVKIIEKAKH; encoded by the coding sequence ATGAGTCTTGGATATCCGCGCGGTAGAAAGAGGAAAGTTGTTGGAATGGTGGTAGGCAATAGGATGCACAAGACGATAGTGGTAGAGGTAGTGCGCCTTATTAAACATCCGAGATATGAAAAGTACATAAAACGGTCTACCGTATATAAGGCACACGACGAAAACAATCAGGCGGGGCTGGGTGATAGGGTAGAAATTATAGAAACGAGGCCGCTGAGCAAAACGAAAACTACAAAATTGGTGAAGATCATAGAGAAAGCGAAGCATTAA
- a CDS encoding 50S ribosomal protein L29: MKASEIRTKSKQEIIDEIEASRRELLNICFQWQAGETRNPAQRKSIKKNIARLETILREIDLGINKYSQNEGVESK; this comes from the coding sequence TTGAAGGCCAGTGAAATTAGAACTAAATCTAAGCAGGAAATTATAGATGAAATTGAAGCTAGCAGGCGGGAATTACTAAATATTTGTTTCCAGTGGCAGGCAGGAGAAACCAGAAATCCTGCGCAGAGGAAAAGTATTAAAAAAAATATAGCAAGATTAGAAACTATCCTACGGGAGATTGATTTAGGTATTAATAAATATTCTCAAAATGAAGGAGTGGAAAGCAAATGA
- the rplP gene encoding 50S ribosomal protein L16, with amino-acid sequence MRLMPKRVKFRKSQRQKIKGNATRGNTVAFGEFGLQSLEPGWITAQQLEAGRVSASQYLPREGKLTIRVFPHKSVSSKPIETRMGKGKGEPEFWVAVVKPGTMLYELSGINEEIAKLTFNRIAHKMPVKVRLVQRRKTI; translated from the coding sequence ATGCGCCTGATGCCAAAGAGGGTGAAGTTCAGGAAGTCGCAAAGGCAGAAAATTAAAGGAAATGCTACACGGGGTAATACAGTAGCCTTTGGTGAGTTTGGTTTGCAATCTTTGGAACCAGGCTGGATAACAGCCCAACAACTGGAAGCAGGGAGGGTCTCAGCTTCACAATACCTTCCAAGGGAAGGAAAGTTAACTATACGGGTTTTCCCTCATAAATCTGTTTCATCAAAGCCTATAGAAACTCGAATGGGTAAAGGTAAGGGTGAGCCTGAATTTTGGGTTGCCGTAGTAAAACCTGGGACTATGCTCTATGAGTTGAGTGGGATTAATGAGGAAATTGCCAAACTGACTTTTAACAGAATCGCTCATAAAATGCCAGTGAAAGTACGCCTTGTTCAAAGGAGAAAGACGATTTGA
- the rpsC gene encoding 30S ribosomal protein S3 gives MGQKVCPIGFRIGITEGWKSLWYADKKDFGSLLVEDQKIRKIIKKSYGFAGIPFIEIERTRQDAKVTLHTARPGLIIGRKGAEVDKLRDELQKFIGREVVIKIKEISRPELYAQLVAENIAEQLEKRAAFRRAMKKAMDASVDAGAKGVRMQVAGRLGGAEIARTEKMSFGSIPLHTLRADVDYGFAEAKTTYGVIGVKVWIYKGLIGSVKEKKHAPDAKEGEVQEVAKAEN, from the coding sequence ATGGGTCAAAAGGTTTGCCCAATAGGTTTCAGGATAGGAATTACGGAAGGTTGGAAGTCCCTTTGGTATGCCGATAAAAAGGATTTTGGTTCTTTACTGGTGGAAGATCAGAAGATACGTAAGATAATAAAGAAAAGTTATGGTTTTGCTGGAATACCTTTTATTGAGATAGAAAGAACTCGGCAAGATGCGAAAGTAACATTACACACTGCACGCCCAGGTTTGATTATAGGCAGAAAAGGAGCTGAGGTTGACAAACTCAGAGACGAGCTGCAGAAATTTATAGGTCGTGAAGTCGTTATAAAAATAAAAGAAATTAGCAGGCCAGAGTTGTATGCGCAACTAGTCGCAGAAAACATAGCAGAGCAATTGGAGAAAAGAGCTGCCTTCAGAAGGGCGATGAAGAAGGCTATGGATGCATCCGTAGATGCCGGTGCGAAGGGAGTGAGGATGCAGGTGGCAGGCAGACTAGGGGGGGCAGAAATTGCTCGGACAGAAAAGATGTCATTTGGAAGTATTCCTTTACATACTTTAAGGGCTGATGTCGATTATGGTTTTGCAGAAGCTAAGACCACATATGGTGTGATTGGAGTAAAGGTGTGGATATATAAAGGTTTAATTGGTTCAGTGAAGGAGAAGAAACATGCGCCTGATGCCAAAGAGGGTGAAGTTCAGGAAGTCGCAAAGGCAGAAAATTAA
- a CDS encoding 50S ribosomal protein L22: MEFRSCYKYARISPRKARYVIDLVRGKSVNDALRILRVTHKRSSSMIDKTIRAAIAAASENLDVDIDSLYVTQALVDAGPSRKWQRPRPRGMSARILKRTSHITVVLSEKAKSQIFKNK, encoded by the coding sequence ATGGAATTCAGATCCTGTTATAAATACGCAAGGATATCTCCGCGAAAGGCAAGATATGTAATAGATCTTGTCCGTGGGAAATCAGTTAATGATGCATTAAGAATATTGAGGGTAACTCATAAACGGTCATCCTCCATGATCGATAAGACAATAAGGGCGGCGATAGCAGCGGCAAGCGAAAATCTAGATGTGGATATTGATTCGTTATACGTGACACAGGCCCTTGTGGATGCAGGACCAAGCCGAAAATGGCAACGTCCAAGACCGCGCGGAATGTCAGCGCGCATATTAAAACGTACAAGTCATATTACCGTGGTGTTGTCTGAAAAGGCTAAGAGTCAAATATTTAAAAATAAATGA
- the rpsS gene encoding 30S ribosomal protein S19, with protein sequence MSRSVKKGPYIDSKLMKKVLKQKDSGGSEPIRTWSRSCTIVPEFVSHTFMIHNGKTFQKLFVTDDMVGHKLGEFAQTRIFRAHGGVKKKEAPHG encoded by the coding sequence ATGAGTCGTTCAGTTAAAAAGGGACCATATATTGACAGTAAGTTGATGAAGAAAGTATTGAAGCAAAAAGATTCTGGGGGTAGTGAGCCTATCCGGACTTGGTCAAGAAGTTGTACGATTGTGCCTGAATTTGTATCGCATACTTTTATGATCCATAATGGCAAAACATTTCAAAAACTTTTTGTTACGGATGATATGGTTGGTCACAAGCTTGGTGAATTTGCCCAAACAAGAATTTTTAGAGCTCATGGGGGTGTGAAAAAGAAAGAAGCCCCGCATGGATAG
- the rplB gene encoding 50S ribosomal protein L2: MGIIYYKPVTAGRRFASVSDFSEVTRSKPEKKLLEPLRKTGGRNSSGKITAEHIGGGSRRHYRLIDFKRKKDNVPAKVASIEYDPNRSARIALLHYADGEKRYILAPENLRVGRTVMSGDKIEPEIGNCMPLKNIPLGLEVHNIELRAGQGGRFVRSAGGAAKLMAKEGSYAHIVLPSGEVRKVFCGCRATIGKLGNADHVNIRIGKAGRNRWKGRRPHVRGVAQNPVSHPLGGGEGRSGGGRHPCSRTGLLAKGGKTRKKKSLSNKFIIRGRRIGARGNR, encoded by the coding sequence ATGGGTATTATATATTATAAACCAGTGACAGCAGGAAGAAGATTCGCGAGCGTTTCCGATTTTTCAGAGGTTACGAGGAGTAAACCTGAAAAAAAGTTATTGGAACCCTTGAGAAAAACTGGTGGTAGGAATTCATCAGGAAAAATAACTGCAGAACATATAGGTGGAGGCAGCAGACGTCATTATAGGCTTATTGATTTTAAGCGTAAGAAGGATAATGTGCCGGCTAAGGTTGCGAGTATAGAATATGATCCCAATCGGTCTGCCCGAATTGCACTGTTGCATTATGCAGATGGTGAGAAAAGATATATTCTTGCTCCAGAAAATTTAAGGGTTGGCCGGACGGTAATGTCGGGAGATAAAATAGAGCCTGAAATAGGTAATTGTATGCCGCTCAAAAATATTCCGTTGGGTTTGGAAGTGCATAATATTGAATTGCGTGCAGGTCAAGGTGGTCGGTTTGTTCGTTCTGCCGGTGGGGCGGCAAAACTGATGGCTAAGGAGGGGAGTTATGCACATATTGTTCTTCCGTCGGGTGAGGTAAGAAAAGTATTTTGCGGATGCAGAGCTACAATAGGGAAGCTCGGAAACGCAGATCATGTGAATATTAGAATTGGAAAAGCTGGTAGGAATCGGTGGAAGGGGAGAAGACCTCATGTAAGGGGGGTTGCGCAAAATCCTGTATCTCATCCCTTGGGTGGTGGTGAAGGTAGAAGTGGGGGTGGTAGACATCCATGTTCCAGGACCGGGTTATTGGCAAAGGGTGGAAAAACGAGAAAAAAGAAGTCGTTAAGTAATAAATTTATCATACGAGGAAGAAGGATTGGCGCCAGGGGTAATCGATAG
- a CDS encoding 50S ribosomal protein L23, with translation MNNYQIIKKPLRTEKSVADGEATNSYHFEVDLRANKIQIKEAIEKFFNVKVEDVRTLVRKGKTRRVRFKLGRTKDWKKAIVTLKEGNTIDLGY, from the coding sequence ATGAATAATTATCAGATAATAAAGAAACCTTTGAGAACTGAAAAGAGTGTTGCTGATGGAGAAGCGACAAACTCGTATCATTTTGAGGTCGATTTACGTGCAAATAAGATTCAGATAAAAGAAGCGATAGAGAAATTCTTTAATGTAAAGGTTGAAGACGTGCGGACATTAGTCAGGAAGGGAAAGACGAGAAGGGTTAGATTCAAGTTGGGCAGAACGAAAGATTGGAAGAAAGCCATCGTTACACTGAAAGAAGGAAATACTATAGATCTTGGCTATTAA
- the rplD gene encoding 50S ribosomal protein L4, producing MDISVFNKEGEKIDSVQLDKEKFGGPVRNTLLRDVVLMYEANKRQGNASTKTRGEVAGGGKKPWVQKHTGRARAGSIRSPLWKGGGVTFGPKPRDYSYAIPKKAKKLALFSALAARARDNELVVVEDLNFNAPKTKQMAGILKALGISGLRCLIVISKADEMVWKSARNIPSVKVMSSAELNAYEVLKPEKILLTKEALGKIK from the coding sequence ATGGATATATCTGTATTTAATAAAGAAGGTGAAAAAATAGACAGCGTGCAGCTTGATAAAGAGAAGTTTGGTGGTCCGGTACGCAATACACTGCTCAGGGATGTTGTGTTAATGTATGAGGCAAATAAAAGACAGGGCAACGCTTCTACAAAAACAAGGGGAGAGGTTGCCGGGGGTGGAAAAAAACCGTGGGTTCAAAAACACACAGGCAGGGCTAGGGCTGGTAGTATTCGTTCGCCTCTCTGGAAAGGTGGAGGAGTGACGTTTGGTCCAAAACCAAGAGATTATTCCTACGCTATTCCAAAGAAGGCAAAGAAACTGGCGCTTTTTTCGGCGTTGGCTGCCAGGGCTAGGGATAATGAGTTGGTAGTGGTTGAAGATTTAAATTTTAATGCCCCTAAGACCAAGCAGATGGCTGGGATATTAAAGGCCCTCGGAATAAGTGGTTTGAGATGTTTGATCGTTATATCAAAGGCAGATGAGATGGTTTGGAAATCTGCCAGAAATATTCCTTCTGTAAAAGTCATGAGCAGCGCGGAACTGAATGCGTATGAAGTGCTTAAGCCTGAAAAAATACTGCTGACAAAGGAAGCTTTGGGCAAAATAAAATAG
- a CDS encoding 50S ribosomal protein L3, with amino-acid sequence MLNGFLGKKIGMTQIYSEDGRLLPVTLIQAGPCSVMQVKTIENDGYAAVQLGFDDKKKKRANKPEIGHATKSSLGPKRFVREVKPDEGADIKIGQSITVDIFNDIKKVDVVGVTKGKGYAGVMKRWNFKGGLNTHGSTRHRPPGSISSNTDPARVIRGKKMAGRLGGERVTIKNIDVVGIDKDRNLLFVRGAVPGHKGGYLVLNKARAKR; translated from the coding sequence ATGTTAAATGGTTTTCTTGGTAAAAAAATAGGGATGACGCAGATATATTCTGAGGATGGTAGGTTGTTGCCGGTAACTCTGATACAGGCTGGGCCATGCAGTGTGATGCAGGTAAAAACTATCGAAAATGATGGGTACGCTGCGGTTCAGCTCGGATTTGATGATAAAAAAAAGAAGAGAGCAAATAAGCCGGAGATTGGGCATGCGACAAAGTCTTCTTTAGGACCAAAAAGATTTGTGCGTGAAGTAAAGCCCGATGAGGGCGCAGACATCAAAATAGGTCAAAGCATAACCGTGGATATATTTAATGATATAAAAAAGGTGGATGTAGTTGGTGTGACTAAGGGAAAGGGGTATGCTGGTGTAATGAAGAGGTGGAATTTTAAAGGTGGTCTCAATACTCATGGATCCACCAGGCATAGACCGCCGGGTTCTATTAGTTCAAACACCGACCCGGCAAGGGTGATTCGCGGAAAGAAGATGGCAGGAAGGCTTGGAGGGGAGCGTGTGACGATAAAGAATATTGATGTGGTTGGAATAGATAAAGACAGGAATCTTTTGTTTGTCAGGGGTGCCGTTCCTGGACATAAGGGAGGGTATCTCGTATTGAATAAGGCAAGGGCAAAAAGATAG
- the rpsJ gene encoding 30S ribosomal protein S10, with protein MLDQKIRIRMEAYDHRILDQSALEVVETAKRTGAKVFGPVPLPTRIERYTVLRSPHVDKKSREQFEIRTHKRLIDIVEPTAKTMDALNKINMPAGIEIKIKA; from the coding sequence GTGCTGGATCAGAAAATAAGAATACGAATGGAAGCTTACGATCATAGAATACTGGATCAATCGGCTTTAGAGGTTGTAGAGACGGCGAAGCGCACCGGAGCAAAGGTGTTTGGCCCTGTTCCCTTGCCAACACGGATCGAGAGGTATACTGTTTTAAGATCACCGCATGTTGACAAAAAATCCAGGGAACAATTTGAGATAAGAACGCATAAGAGGCTAATAGATATTGTCGAGCCTACGGCGAAGACTATGGATGCTTTGAACAAAATAAATATGCCTGCCGGTATAGAGATTAAAATAAAAGCATAA
- the tuf gene encoding elongation factor Tu: protein MGKEVFKRTKPHVNVGTIGHVDHGKTTLTSVITHVLAKQGLAKERAYDSIDKAPEERERGITIAISHVEYETQKRHYAHVDCPGHADYVKNMITGAAQMDGAILVVSAPDGPMPQTREHILLARQVGVPRIVVFMNKVDMLEDKELLDLVEMEVRELLSKYNFPGDEIPVIRGSALKANECGCGAATCANCGPVLKLMEAVDAYIPDPVREIDKPFLMSVEDVFSIKGRGTVGTGRVERGKVKVGDEVDIVGIRPEIKKSVVTGVEMFNKTLDEGQAGDNLGVLLRGIEKDDLERGQVLAKPGSITPHRKYEAEAYILTKEEGGRHTPFFNGYRPQFYFRTTDVTGVVSLTGGAEMVMPGDNVKVNVELLTPIAMDEGLRFAIREGGKTVGAGVVTKIIE, encoded by the coding sequence ATGGGTAAAGAAGTATTTAAGCGGACGAAGCCGCATGTGAATGTGGGGACGATAGGGCATGTGGATCACGGGAAGACGACGTTGACGTCAGTGATAACACATGTATTGGCGAAGCAGGGGTTGGCCAAGGAGAGGGCGTATGATTCGATAGACAAGGCGCCGGAGGAGAGGGAGAGGGGTATAACAATAGCGATATCACATGTGGAGTACGAGACGCAAAAGAGGCATTATGCGCATGTTGATTGTCCTGGGCATGCGGATTACGTGAAGAATATGATAACCGGAGCGGCGCAGATGGATGGTGCGATACTGGTGGTGAGTGCGCCGGATGGGCCAATGCCGCAGACGCGGGAGCATATATTGCTGGCGAGGCAGGTTGGGGTGCCGAGGATTGTGGTGTTTATGAACAAGGTGGATATGCTCGAGGATAAGGAGTTGTTGGATTTGGTGGAGATGGAGGTTCGCGAGTTGTTGAGTAAGTACAATTTCCCCGGGGATGAGATACCGGTGATCAGGGGGTCGGCGCTCAAGGCGAATGAGTGCGGGTGTGGGGCGGCGACGTGCGCGAATTGCGGACCTGTGTTGAAGTTGATGGAGGCAGTGGATGCATATATTCCCGACCCAGTAAGAGAGATAGATAAGCCGTTTTTGATGTCGGTGGAAGATGTGTTTAGTATCAAAGGACGGGGTACAGTGGGAACTGGGAGGGTGGAGAGGGGTAAGGTGAAGGTTGGCGATGAGGTGGATATCGTAGGGATAAGGCCGGAGATTAAGAAGTCTGTAGTGACAGGGGTGGAGATGTTTAATAAGACGTTGGATGAGGGGCAGGCGGGAGACAACCTTGGGGTGTTGCTGAGAGGTATAGAGAAGGATGATTTGGAGAGGGGTCAGGTGTTGGCGAAACCGGGGAGTATAACTCCGCATAGGAAGTATGAGGCAGAGGCATATATATTGACGAAGGAAGAGGGTGGCAGGCATACACCATTTTTTAATGGGTATAGGCCGCAGTTCTATTTCAGGACGACGGATGTGACGGGGGTGGTAAGCTTGACGGGTGGTGCAGAGATGGTGATGCCTGGTGATAATGTGAAGGTAAATGTGGAGTTGCTGACACCGATAGCGATGGATGAGGGGTTGAGGTTTGCTATCCGGGAGGGTGGAAAGACTGTCGGCGCCGGCGTCGTTACAAAAATTATTGAATAA
- the fusA gene encoding elongation factor G, giving the protein MNIEKMRNFGIAAHIDAGKTTTSERILYYTGKSYKMGEVHDGTAIMDWMEEEQKRGITITAAATTCTWNDYQINLIDTPGHVDFTIEVERSLRVLDGAICVFCGVGGVEAQSETVWRQADRYNVPRICFVNKMDRIGADFMKVVGEINERLGIKAIPIQLPVGKEQGFKGVIDLVAMKALIYSDDVDKLGINFSVEEIPPEYKKDAEVQREKMIEWLAEQVDWLTEKFLSGESITNEEIKKAIREGTINLKLVPVMCGSAFKRKGVQPLLDAVCDYLPSPADRKSIVGTNPYTDEDVSRKPLPTEPFSALAFKIASDKHGDLTFIRVYSGKISSGTRVINSGKDKKELISRIYKMHANTREQVNELTAGDIGAVIGLKYTVTGDTLCDSDNPIVLEKMEFPDTVISMAIEPKTDAEKEKLGVVLSKLAKEDPTFKVRMDQETGQMIISGMGELHLEVIKNRMLSEYKVDANVGAPKVSYRETIAKKVEVEGKFIQQTGGHGQYGHVWITLEPFKGEESVTFEDAIVGGKIPKQYIRSVEKGIRETATTGVAGGYPLIDIKVTLTDGSTHPVDSSDLAFYTAASIALRKGVEMAKSILLEPIMTLEIVVPEQYMGDVISEIHSRRANILEMGTRGGLRIIKGDVPLAEMFGYSTVLRSITQGRGTFTMEPLEYRPAPAKAFSSVA; this is encoded by the coding sequence ATGAATATTGAAAAAATGAGAAATTTTGGTATTGCAGCTCACATCGATGCCGGTAAGACGACTACTTCAGAGCGTATTCTTTATTACACCGGAAAATCATATAAAATGGGTGAAGTACACGATGGAACTGCGATAATGGATTGGATGGAAGAGGAACAAAAACGTGGGATTACTATTACTGCGGCTGCTACAACATGTACCTGGAATGACTACCAAATTAATCTGATTGATACACCAGGCCATGTGGATTTTACAATAGAGGTAGAACGTTCGCTCCGCGTACTTGACGGGGCCATTTGCGTATTCTGCGGTGTGGGTGGTGTTGAGGCGCAGTCTGAGACGGTATGGCGTCAGGCGGATAGATATAATGTGCCTAGAATATGCTTTGTGAATAAGATGGACCGCATTGGTGCAGATTTCATGAAAGTAGTGGGAGAGATTAATGAACGATTAGGGATAAAGGCGATTCCTATTCAGCTCCCCGTGGGTAAAGAACAAGGATTTAAAGGTGTAATTGACCTTGTAGCTATGAAGGCCTTGATCTACTCGGATGATGTTGATAAATTGGGGATCAATTTTTCCGTAGAAGAGATCCCGCCGGAATATAAAAAAGATGCTGAAGTTCAGCGTGAAAAGATGATTGAGTGGCTAGCAGAACAAGTAGATTGGCTAACGGAAAAATTTTTAAGTGGTGAGAGCATAACAAACGAAGAAATAAAAAAGGCGATCAGAGAAGGGACGATTAATTTAAAACTTGTACCTGTGATGTGCGGTTCTGCATTTAAAAGAAAAGGGGTCCAGCCACTCCTTGATGCCGTATGCGATTACCTGCCTTCACCAGCCGACAGAAAATCAATTGTCGGTACAAATCCCTATACAGATGAGGACGTATCAAGAAAACCGCTTCCCACAGAACCTTTTAGCGCCTTGGCTTTTAAAATTGCATCGGATAAGCACGGTGATTTGACATTTATAAGGGTTTACTCTGGCAAGATAAGTTCGGGTACCAGGGTAATAAATTCTGGGAAAGATAAAAAAGAATTAATTAGTCGTATTTATAAAATGCACGCAAACACCCGTGAACAGGTGAATGAGCTTACTGCTGGAGATATAGGTGCTGTAATTGGTTTGAAGTATACAGTCACAGGAGACACCTTGTGTGATTCTGATAATCCCATAGTTCTAGAGAAGATGGAATTCCCTGATACAGTGATATCTATGGCGATAGAACCCAAGACGGACGCTGAAAAGGAAAAACTTGGCGTTGTACTGTCGAAATTGGCAAAAGAAGACCCAACGTTTAAAGTTCGTATGGACCAGGAGACTGGGCAAATGATTATTTCGGGTATGGGTGAGTTGCATTTGGAAGTAATTAAAAATAGAATGCTGAGCGAATATAAAGTTGATGCCAATGTGGGGGCTCCAAAGGTTTCTTACAGAGAAACAATAGCCAAAAAGGTTGAGGTTGAAGGTAAATTTATTCAGCAGACAGGTGGCCACGGTCAATATGGACATGTGTGGATTACATTAGAACCTTTTAAAGGTGAGGAGTCGGTAACTTTTGAGGATGCCATTGTTGGTGGAAAGATTCCTAAGCAATACATAAGATCAGTAGAAAAAGGAATCAGGGAAACTGCTACGACTGGTGTTGCCGGGGGATACCCGCTCATCGATATAAAAGTTACGCTAACCGATGGTTCAACTCATCCTGTGGATTCATCTGATTTGGCATTTTATACTGCCGCAAGTATTGCGCTGAGAAAAGGTGTGGAAATGGCAAAGTCAATATTACTGGAGCCAATAATGACTTTGGAAATTGTAGTTCCTGAGCAATATATGGGGGATGTAATAAGCGAAATCCATAGTCGAAGGGCAAATATTCTCGAAATGGGTACAAGAGGTGGACTCAGGATTATTAAGGGTGATGTGCCACTTGCAGAGATGTTTGGGTACTCAACGGTATTACGGTCAATTACACAGGGTAGGGGAACATTTACTATGGAACCGTTAGAATACAGACCTGCGCCTGCAAAGGCATTCAGCAGTGTTGCATAA
- the rpsG gene encoding 30S ribosomal protein S7, translating into MALAYRSTGVYLQPDIKYKSKLVSKFINCLMRKGKKSVAEKVFYDAMGIIEKKIADVEPLEIFETAVNNVKPLVEVRSKRVGGATYQVPVEVPKQRQISLAFRWIIGAAKGKKGRPMFQRLADELADAYKKQGVAITQRENTHKMAEANKAFAHFAWSKF; encoded by the coding sequence ATGGCGCTTGCATACAGGAGCACAGGGGTATATTTGCAGCCGGATATAAAATATAAGAGTAAACTGGTATCAAAGTTTATTAATTGCCTTATGCGAAAGGGCAAAAAAAGTGTTGCAGAGAAAGTATTTTACGATGCAATGGGAATTATAGAAAAAAAGATAGCAGATGTTGAACCTTTGGAAATATTCGAAACTGCTGTAAATAACGTTAAACCATTGGTGGAGGTTCGGTCAAAACGTGTAGGTGGAGCAACATATCAGGTGCCTGTAGAGGTTCCAAAGCAAAGGCAAATTTCGTTGGCATTTCGGTGGATAATAGGCGCGGCGAAAGGAAAAAAAGGACGTCCTATGTTCCAGCGATTGGCCGATGAACTAGCGGATGCATATAAAAAGCAGGGAGTAGCCATAACCCAGCGGGAAAATACTCATAAGATGGCTGAGGCTAATAAGGCATTTGCACATTTTGCATGGTCAAAATTTTAG
- a CDS encoding 30S ribosomal protein S12 codes for MPTINQLIRKGRKGAKNKSKSPDLEKCSHKKGVCLQVMTRTPKKPNSALRKVARVRLSNGREITAYIPGEGHNLQEHSIVLIRGGRVRDLPGIKYHIIRGTLDCAGVDGRRRSRSKYGTKTPK; via the coding sequence ATGCCAACGATAAATCAATTAATCAGGAAAGGCAGAAAGGGCGCTAAAAACAAAAGTAAAAGCCCGGACTTAGAAAAATGCTCACATAAGAAGGGGGTTTGTCTTCAAGTTATGACTAGAACACCAAAAAAACCTAATTCTGCATTAAGAAAAGTGGCCAGGGTTCGGTTGTCGAATGGTAGGGAAATAACTGCTTATATCCCAGGTGAGGGTCATAATTTGCAAGAACACTCTATTGTTTTAATAAGAGGAGGTCGTGTAAGGGACCTTCCTGGTATTAAATATCATATCATTCGAGGAACGTTGGATTGTGCCGGTGTTGATGGCAGAAGGCGTTCGCGTTCCAAATACGGGACAAAAACACCAAAATAG